In Zingiber officinale cultivar Zhangliang chromosome 11B, Zo_v1.1, whole genome shotgun sequence, a single window of DNA contains:
- the LOC122035354 gene encoding G-type lectin S-receptor-like serine/threonine-protein kinase At4g27290 isoform X2 encodes MARMQRFLFQFLNILAAISIVHCQTSDSLTPNSSLRNDQSLTSSGGIFQLGFFTPISGSVQGYIAIWYNNSSITERTIVWIANRNQSVNTSTATLNFTSDGNLILFDNGTDVSWSTGTSTAQNSAQVQLLDSGNLVLTVAGDGGSKKTLWQSFDHPSDTFLPGMRLGVDYRNNTSWQLVSWKSVTNPSPGNYAFKMETRGVPEIFLWNGSSKIYRTGPWNDKGSFSGNPRMKNKDISSQLEFNFVSNSSMVYYSTQYKFGSSVLTRAVINASGKYERWSWTRGGWSPAWNVPVDDCDVYARCGRNSICNWDYISFACDCLEGFAPKNGSLGCNRKKPLSCASNRILKVANAKLPDTENATIRGQMSLGACNDVCTNDCSCVAYAMVGENGCVTWEGDLVDLRNFTEGGDDLYIRLAGSSMRSQFVWKIAVPVFLASLLLCIVFFWWGNRAGKQDCSETGPESSSVKDDTSLLMCPSKGGKRDCRSLSPMAFDASDSRSRSRSKSIDSETYGPCNEGAGRLDILGALPSYDLSTIKAATNDFSIDNKLGEGGFGVVYMLQDGQKIAVKKLSRHSLQGPSEFQNELSLIAKLQHRNLLRVLGSCIQGDERLIILEYMENKSLDSFIYDKTKGALLSWQMRLEIINGIARGLLYLHQDSILRIIHRDLKPSNILLDKDMTPKISDFGTARIFEGDGAPMNATTRPVGTFGYMAPEYLAHGLFSFKSDVFSFGVLVLEILSGKRNMVFNQTDMSSNLLVQAYTLWKEGRSLELLDDALDCSYPIIEILRCIRMALLCVQENSEDRPAMTEVVMMLASEDQLLIPLKQPLIKSIACESGLATKEMSSTLTGR; translated from the exons ATGGCCAGGATGCAGCGCTTTCTTTTCCAGTTCCTAAACATACTAGCAGCCATATCCATTGTTCATTGTCAGACAA GCGATTCCTTGACTCCAAATAGCTCGCTCAGAAATGATCAGAGCTTGACTTCTTCCGGAGGTATATTCCAACTCGGCTTCTTCACTCCCATCAGTGGCTCGGTACAGGGATACATAGCGATATGGTACAACAATTCCTCTATCACGGAACGCACAATAGTATGGATTGCCAATAGGAACCAGTCCGTCAACACCTCCACCGCGACACTCAACTTCACCTCCGATGGCAATCTAATCCTTTTCGACAACGGAACTGATGTTTCATGGTCGACCGGGACATCCACAGCTCAAAATTCAGCACAAGTGCAGCTTTTGGACTCAGGCAATCTCGTCCTGACCGTTGCCGGCGACGGTGGCTCGAAGAAGACTCTGTGGCAGAGCTTCGACCATCCAAGCGACACTTTCCTACCCGGCATGAGGCTCGGAGTTGACTACCGAAACAACACCTCGTGGCAGCTCGTGTCGTGGAAGAGCGTCACCAACCCCTCTCCGGGCAACTACGCCTTCAAGATGGAGACTCGAGGAGTTCCAGAGATCTTCCTCTGGAATGGCTCCTCTAAAATCTACCGAACGGGTCCGTGGAACGATAAGGGGTCATTCAGCGGCAacccaaggatgaagaacaaagaCATTTCGAGCCAATTAGAGTTCAATTTCGTGTCCAACAGTTCTATGGTGTACTATTCGACTCAATACAAGTTCGGGTCGTCGGTGCTGACTCGGGCAGTGATCAACGCCTCCGGCAAATACGAGCGGTGGAGCTGGACGAGAGGCGGGTGGTCGCCCGCCTGGAACGTGCCCGTGGATGACTGCGACGTGTACGCGCGCTGCGGGCGCAACAGCATCTGCAACTGGGATTACATCTCCTTCGCTTGCGATTGCTTGGAAGGCTTCGCGCCGAAGAACGGAAGCCTCGGATGCAACAGGAAGAAGCCGTTGAGTTGCGCGTCGAACAGAATCCTGAAGGTAGCCAACGCGAAGCTGCCCGACACAGAGAACGCCACGATACGAGGCCAGATGAGCCTGGGTGCGTGCAACGACGTGTGCACCAACGACTGCTCCTGCGTGGCGTACGCAATGGTCGGGGAAAACGGGTGCGTGACTTGGGAAGGCGATTTAGTGGATCTCAGGAATTTTACCGAAGGAGGGGATGATTTATATATCCGCCTTGCAG GGTCTTCGATGCGCAGTCAGTTTGTTTGGAAGATAGCCGTTCCTGTGTTCCTGGCATCTCTGCTACTCTGTATTGTGTTCTTTTGGTGGGGAAACAGAGCAGGGAAACAAG ACTGCAGTGAGACTGGTCCAGAATCCTCCTCCGTCAAGGACGATACCAGCTTGCTGATGTGCCCGTCCAAGGGGGGAAAGC GCGACTGTCGTAGCCTCTCGCCAATGGCTTTTGATGCGTCAGATTCGAGGTCGAGGTCGAGGTCGAAGTCGATCGACTCTGAGACTTATGGTCCATGCAATGAAGGAGCAG GTCGGCTGGACATCTTGGGGGCACTGCCTTCCTATGATCTGTCTACGATAAAGGCTGCAACAAATGATTTCTCTATCGACAACAAACTTGGTGAAGGAGGATTTGGTGTGGTTTACATG TTGCAAGATGGACAAAAGATTGCCGTGAAGAAATTATCCAGGCATTCTTTGCAGGGCCCAAGTGAGTTCCAGAATGAGCTCTCGCTTATAGCCAAGTTACAACACAGAAATCTTCTTCGTGTCCTCGGCTCCTGCATTCAAGGAGATGAGAGACTTATCATCTTAGAATACATGGAGAATAAGAGCTTAGATAGTTTCATTTATG ATAAAACTAAAGGCGCATTGCTAAGTTGGCAAATGCGGCTTGAGATTATAAATGGCATTGCCCGGGGACTTTTATACCTACACCAAGACTCTATCTTAAGAATCATTCATAGAGATCTCAAGCCGAGCAATATTCTCCTAGACAAAGATATGACTCCAAAGATTTCTGATTTTGGTACTGCAAGAATATTCGAAGGTGATGGAGCTCCTATGAATGCAACCACAAGACCAGTTGGAACATT TGGATATATGGCGCCGGAGTACTTAGCACATGGACTTTTTTCATTTAAATCAGACGTATTCAGCTTTGGTGTCTTAGTATTAGAAATCTTGAGTGGCAAGAGGAACATGGTGTTCAATCAAACAGATATGAGCTCAAACCTTTTAGTACAG GCATATACACTATGGAAGGAAGGTAGATCCCTTGAGCTTCTTGATGATGCACTAGATTGCTCGTATCCTATCATTGAAATCCTACGTTGCATCCGGATGGCTCTTTTGTGTGTGCAAGAAAATAGCGAAGACAGGCCCGCAATGACTGAAGTTGTAATGATGTTGGCTAGTGAGGACCAACTTCTTATTCCGCTTAAGCAGCCATTAATAAAATCAATCGCCTGTGAAAGTGGCTTAGCAACTAAAGAAATGAGTAGCACATTGACAGGTcgatga
- the LOC122035354 gene encoding G-type lectin S-receptor-like serine/threonine-protein kinase At4g27290 isoform X1, whose translation MARMQRFLFQFLNILAAISIVHCQTSDSLTPNSSLRNDQSLTSSGGIFQLGFFTPISGSVQGYIAIWYNNSSITERTIVWIANRNQSVNTSTATLNFTSDGNLILFDNGTDVSWSTGTSTAQNSAQVQLLDSGNLVLTVAGDGGSKKTLWQSFDHPSDTFLPGMRLGVDYRNNTSWQLVSWKSVTNPSPGNYAFKMETRGVPEIFLWNGSSKIYRTGPWNDKGSFSGNPRMKNKDISSQLEFNFVSNSSMVYYSTQYKFGSSVLTRAVINASGKYERWSWTRGGWSPAWNVPVDDCDVYARCGRNSICNWDYISFACDCLEGFAPKNGSLGCNRKKPLSCASNRILKVANAKLPDTENATIRGQMSLGACNDVCTNDCSCVAYAMVGENGCVTWEGDLVDLRNFTEGGDDLYIRLAGSSMRSQFVWKIAVPVFLASLLLCIVFFWWGNRAGKQDCSETGPESSSVKDDTSLLMCPSKGGKRDCRSLSPMAFDASDSRSRSRSKSIDSETYGPCNEGAGRLDILGALPSYDLSTIKAATNDFSIDNKLGEGGFGVVYMGQLQDGQKIAVKKLSRHSLQGPSEFQNELSLIAKLQHRNLLRVLGSCIQGDERLIILEYMENKSLDSFIYDKTKGALLSWQMRLEIINGIARGLLYLHQDSILRIIHRDLKPSNILLDKDMTPKISDFGTARIFEGDGAPMNATTRPVGTFGYMAPEYLAHGLFSFKSDVFSFGVLVLEILSGKRNMVFNQTDMSSNLLVQAYTLWKEGRSLELLDDALDCSYPIIEILRCIRMALLCVQENSEDRPAMTEVVMMLASEDQLLIPLKQPLIKSIACESGLATKEMSSTLTGR comes from the exons ATGGCCAGGATGCAGCGCTTTCTTTTCCAGTTCCTAAACATACTAGCAGCCATATCCATTGTTCATTGTCAGACAA GCGATTCCTTGACTCCAAATAGCTCGCTCAGAAATGATCAGAGCTTGACTTCTTCCGGAGGTATATTCCAACTCGGCTTCTTCACTCCCATCAGTGGCTCGGTACAGGGATACATAGCGATATGGTACAACAATTCCTCTATCACGGAACGCACAATAGTATGGATTGCCAATAGGAACCAGTCCGTCAACACCTCCACCGCGACACTCAACTTCACCTCCGATGGCAATCTAATCCTTTTCGACAACGGAACTGATGTTTCATGGTCGACCGGGACATCCACAGCTCAAAATTCAGCACAAGTGCAGCTTTTGGACTCAGGCAATCTCGTCCTGACCGTTGCCGGCGACGGTGGCTCGAAGAAGACTCTGTGGCAGAGCTTCGACCATCCAAGCGACACTTTCCTACCCGGCATGAGGCTCGGAGTTGACTACCGAAACAACACCTCGTGGCAGCTCGTGTCGTGGAAGAGCGTCACCAACCCCTCTCCGGGCAACTACGCCTTCAAGATGGAGACTCGAGGAGTTCCAGAGATCTTCCTCTGGAATGGCTCCTCTAAAATCTACCGAACGGGTCCGTGGAACGATAAGGGGTCATTCAGCGGCAacccaaggatgaagaacaaagaCATTTCGAGCCAATTAGAGTTCAATTTCGTGTCCAACAGTTCTATGGTGTACTATTCGACTCAATACAAGTTCGGGTCGTCGGTGCTGACTCGGGCAGTGATCAACGCCTCCGGCAAATACGAGCGGTGGAGCTGGACGAGAGGCGGGTGGTCGCCCGCCTGGAACGTGCCCGTGGATGACTGCGACGTGTACGCGCGCTGCGGGCGCAACAGCATCTGCAACTGGGATTACATCTCCTTCGCTTGCGATTGCTTGGAAGGCTTCGCGCCGAAGAACGGAAGCCTCGGATGCAACAGGAAGAAGCCGTTGAGTTGCGCGTCGAACAGAATCCTGAAGGTAGCCAACGCGAAGCTGCCCGACACAGAGAACGCCACGATACGAGGCCAGATGAGCCTGGGTGCGTGCAACGACGTGTGCACCAACGACTGCTCCTGCGTGGCGTACGCAATGGTCGGGGAAAACGGGTGCGTGACTTGGGAAGGCGATTTAGTGGATCTCAGGAATTTTACCGAAGGAGGGGATGATTTATATATCCGCCTTGCAG GGTCTTCGATGCGCAGTCAGTTTGTTTGGAAGATAGCCGTTCCTGTGTTCCTGGCATCTCTGCTACTCTGTATTGTGTTCTTTTGGTGGGGAAACAGAGCAGGGAAACAAG ACTGCAGTGAGACTGGTCCAGAATCCTCCTCCGTCAAGGACGATACCAGCTTGCTGATGTGCCCGTCCAAGGGGGGAAAGC GCGACTGTCGTAGCCTCTCGCCAATGGCTTTTGATGCGTCAGATTCGAGGTCGAGGTCGAGGTCGAAGTCGATCGACTCTGAGACTTATGGTCCATGCAATGAAGGAGCAG GTCGGCTGGACATCTTGGGGGCACTGCCTTCCTATGATCTGTCTACGATAAAGGCTGCAACAAATGATTTCTCTATCGACAACAAACTTGGTGAAGGAGGATTTGGTGTGGTTTACATG GGTCAGTTGCAAGATGGACAAAAGATTGCCGTGAAGAAATTATCCAGGCATTCTTTGCAGGGCCCAAGTGAGTTCCAGAATGAGCTCTCGCTTATAGCCAAGTTACAACACAGAAATCTTCTTCGTGTCCTCGGCTCCTGCATTCAAGGAGATGAGAGACTTATCATCTTAGAATACATGGAGAATAAGAGCTTAGATAGTTTCATTTATG ATAAAACTAAAGGCGCATTGCTAAGTTGGCAAATGCGGCTTGAGATTATAAATGGCATTGCCCGGGGACTTTTATACCTACACCAAGACTCTATCTTAAGAATCATTCATAGAGATCTCAAGCCGAGCAATATTCTCCTAGACAAAGATATGACTCCAAAGATTTCTGATTTTGGTACTGCAAGAATATTCGAAGGTGATGGAGCTCCTATGAATGCAACCACAAGACCAGTTGGAACATT TGGATATATGGCGCCGGAGTACTTAGCACATGGACTTTTTTCATTTAAATCAGACGTATTCAGCTTTGGTGTCTTAGTATTAGAAATCTTGAGTGGCAAGAGGAACATGGTGTTCAATCAAACAGATATGAGCTCAAACCTTTTAGTACAG GCATATACACTATGGAAGGAAGGTAGATCCCTTGAGCTTCTTGATGATGCACTAGATTGCTCGTATCCTATCATTGAAATCCTACGTTGCATCCGGATGGCTCTTTTGTGTGTGCAAGAAAATAGCGAAGACAGGCCCGCAATGACTGAAGTTGTAATGATGTTGGCTAGTGAGGACCAACTTCTTATTCCGCTTAAGCAGCCATTAATAAAATCAATCGCCTGTGAAAGTGGCTTAGCAACTAAAGAAATGAGTAGCACATTGACAGGTcgatga